From a single Ovis aries strain OAR_USU_Benz2616 breed Rambouillet chromosome Y, ARS-UI_Ramb_v3.0, whole genome shotgun sequence genomic region:
- the LOC132659031 gene encoding zinc finger protein 280B-like has product EQEPEVRKREGETKEVDDDDDEVILVGVEHGNEDADVIFVGMSSASKPVVSNILNRDTPGSYSRRKRCGHFRRGNAHRLQPVSHVTPTSEAKTVLPVSDSDSRSTGSPIIIEPPSQADYKNLSPQIVPDGFSKELCSSLITFTRSLQHPVETAVSAGDMNKSPHVSKRVSPCETNRRNPRRPKLSDGIVGEHSLGFSPSLFFHTETTQQSTPDRVHTSLSHVQNGEPCPTPFPKNSVHCKPVRPLGESGQTKTDFPSLASPNKIGDPTEGNLIVLFRDFYYGEHGGVGQPEEKTHTAFKCLSCLKVLKNVKFMNHMKHHLELERQRGDSWNTHTTCQHCLRQFPTPFQLQCHIESVHTAQEPSAVCHICELSFETDQVLLEHMKDNHKPGEMPYVCQVCSYRSSFFADVDAHFRAYHGNTKNLLCPFCLKIFQTATAYRRHHRGHWEKSFHQCSKCRLQFLTSKEEREHKTQCHQMFKKPKQLEGLSPETKIVIQVSLEPLQPGLVEVASVTVNTSDFESSPPK; this is encoded by the coding sequence gaacaagagccagaagtacggaaaagggagggagagaccaaagaagtagatgatgatgatgatgaagtgatcttggttggagtggaacatggaaatgaagatgctgacgtgatctttgttgggatgagctcagcttcaaaaccagtcgtttcaaacatactgaacagagataccccaggttcttattcaaggagaaaaaggtgtggtcacttcaggagaggtaacgctcacagattacagcctgttagtcatgtgactcctacatcagaagcaaagactgtcttgccagtgtctgactctgactcaagatcaacaggtagtcctattattattgaacctccgtctcaagctgattataaaaatctttcaccacaaatagtgcctgatggcttttcgaaggagttatgttcttctttgattaccttcacaaggtcattgcagcatccagtagaaacagcagtttctgcaggagatatgaataaaagtcctcatgtatcaaagcgagtttccccttgtgaaacaaatcgcagaaatcccagaaggcctaaactcagtgatggcattgtcggggaacattctttaggtttctccccgtcacttttttttcatacagagaccactcagcaaagcacaccagaccgtgtccatacctcactaagccatgttcagaatggagaaccttgtccaacaccttttccaaagaacagtgttcattgcaagcctgtaagacctttaggggaaagtggacagacaaaaactgattttccaagtttggcaagtccaaacaaaattggtgatcccacagaaggaaatctgattgtgttatttcgtgacttctactatggcgagcatggaggagttgggcagccagaagagAAGACCCACAccgcgtttaaatgcctcagctgcttgaaagttctaaaaaatgtcaagtttatgaatcacatgaagcaccatttggaacttgagaggcagagaggtgacagctggaatacccacaccacctgccagcactgcctccgccagtttcctactcccttccagctgcagtgtcacattgaaagtgtccacacggcccaggagccctccgcagtctgtcacatctgtgagttgtcctttgagacagatcaggttctcttagagcacatgaaagacaatcataagcctggtgaaatgccctacgtatgccaggtttgcagttacagatcatcattttttgcagatgtggatgcacatttcagagcataccatggtaacaccaagaatttactttgcccgttttgtctcaaaatttttcaaactgcaacagcatacagacgtcatcatcgagggcactgggaaaagagttttcaccagtgttccaaatgtcggctacagtttttaacttccaaagaggagagggagcacaagacccagtgtcatcaaatgtttaagaagcctaagcagctagaaggattgtctcctgaaacaaaaattgttattcaagtatcactggaaccccttcagccaggattggtggaagttgcatccgttactgtgaacacatctgattttgaatcatcaccccccaaa